TAGACGAACGAAAAACGGGTGCCTGTCCGTTTGGGTCACCGCGTTGGGCCGTGATTTTGTCCGTTTCAATTTAAATGGACACGCGCGGACCAAATGAGTTGCCTTACAACTTCATCACCAAGTTCCTCTCCAAactaagggcatctccaaggTGGACCAGTAAACCTCCCGCAATCATCTGAACCGTGATGTCCGAACCACGGAAGGCATCCAGCGCCGACCTGTATCGGTCCGCGGGGCGGTTCAGACACGATTTCTCCCGCAAATTAGAGACAAAAGTGTGGGAGGTTTGCGGGAGTCCGGACACCCCAAACGCAGGACTCCGACACCCTCGGCCCACCCAATCTCCCTCCCGGTCCCATTTCCTTCCACTCTGCCCCTTTCTCCTCTTGCTTTGCATCTGCACCATTCACCTCCACCGCCGCTGCTGTTCGTCTCCGGCCGCCACAGAGGCATTGTCGGATGTCCGCAACCTGCACCGACGTGACCGCTCGCCGTTCAGACGGAGCTTTCAGCTCTGGAGCTATTTGTACCCAAGTACACTCCGCCCTTATCGACGATCTCCATGGCGAACATCACATCCGGCAGGTGTTCGGTCAAATGTCATTGAGCTTATTTTCAAATGCTATGTCGTTTTTAGAGTACGAAGGATGGTGAGCTACTCGACCATCAAGGATGAGTTGTTGTGCGATGCGTGACTGGCTGTATCCGCGGATTTCATAGGCAAGACCAGATGGCCATCCTTCTGGGAGCAAGTGCATGAAAAGTTTCACGCAGGAAACCACATTGCGCCCTACGACGTGTACATCATGCGACCATGGAACATGAGGTCGTTGTCGTATCGCTGGTACGCTATCTAGGTCAGCATCATCAAGTACTACAACTTGATCAGGCAGCTCGAGGCAAGGTCACCATTGCACGCGGGCATGAAAAGATGGTAAGTTTTACTTTCTTTTGCTAAACTTGTTGATTCATTCATTCATTCAATGTTGATCTACACATTATATGTAGCCCGCACATGCCGTCGTGCCGTACCACAGGTCAGCGAGACGACCATTTAGGTGCACACACTGTTGGATGAAGCTGAAGGGGAAATATGTGTGGGAGGACTTGATCCTCAAAAACTTGTTGGACATCCGGGATCTAGTCGAATTTGAGACATTGTTGTACCGGGCTTAATTTGCATGCTATGTGTGAATGATTTGTGCTATTTTCTATCCGAACTTAGATGAATATCAGCCGATTTGAATGAATTTCGCCCGGTTAGTTAAAATGCGGTTTAAAATATATGCTGCTAGCGTTGAATGACTGCCTTCCATATTCATGTCTGCAGACTGATCTCCTATTTGCGAACAGACGCAGGAAGTTTTTGCCGGGTTGCCCTTGGAGATACCTAAGGGCCAATTCTTTTCGCCATGATTCTGGAGAACTGCCGACAGAATCACCTGCCCACAGAATCAACCATCTAAGTTCTTTTATGAGATTTTAGATTGGTGTACGAGTTGTGTGCTCAAATGTATGGTTCCTAGATTGGAACTGAGTGCTGAAATTTTAACGGTTTGTTATTCCGGACAGTTTCACGTCTAATATAAACAACCTGCAACTAACGCTTGAAGCCGCAGTCTTCTCTTCTTCACACTTTCCTCGCCGCTGGCGCAGCGCTGCTCCCGCAGTCATGCGCATCTTCCTTCTCTCAGGGCAGAGCAACATGGCCGGCCGCGGCGGCGTGCACCACCGAaggtgggacggggtcgtgccGCCGGAGTGCGCGCCGGACCCCTCCATCCTCCGCCTCTCCGCCGCGCTCGCATGGGAGGAGGCCCTCGAGCCGCTGCACGCCGACATCGACACGACCAAGACCTGCGGCGTCGGCCCcgggatggccttcgcccgcgccATTCTCCCGCGGCTGCAGCCCCCAGGCACCGCTGGGGTCGGGCTCGTACCGTGCGCCGTCGGCGGCACAGCCATACGGGAGTGGGCCCGCGGGGAGCACCTGTACGAGCAGATGGTGCGGCGCGCGCGCGCCGCGACCGAGTGCGGCGAGATCGAGGCCGTGCTGTGGTACCAGGGGGAGAGCGATGCAGAGTCCGATGCCGAAACGGCGGCGTACCAGGGgaacgtggagaggctgatagcaaATATCAGGGCAGATCTTGGGATGCCGCACCTACCATTCATTCAGGTGATCGCCGCGCTCGGTAAATAGTGTATTTTGTCTTCATTTTTGGCATGGCTGTTGTGAACTGAAGTTTATAGAAACTGAACTGGTCATCAATCTGGGCATTCACACACGCTAGCAATTTTGGACAAATGAATAGTAATTTTATGAAAAATAGTAATGCACGTgaagattttttttttgaaaaggaggatgacccctgGCCTCTGGGAGATGCATGcaaccattttattaattattcgcAAAGACCTTATAAAGTAATATATCGGTAAGTCTGAAGCAATCATCTTGGCAACATCTGTCGGTACTCCTATTCACTTGATGAAGGGGTGCCGATTGTCCGAGTCGaataccaaacagacctcgcaCCAAAGCCTAACAGCTAAAGACGGAGGCCCCAACCAAG
This region of Triticum urartu cultivar G1812 unplaced genomic scaffold, Tu2.1 TuUngrouped_contig_6911, whole genome shotgun sequence genomic DNA includes:
- the LOC125531253 gene encoding probable carbohydrate esterase At4g34215 (The sequence of the model RefSeq protein was modified relative to this genomic sequence to represent the inferred CDS: added 205 bases not found in genome assembly) gives rise to the protein MRIFLLSGQSNMAGRGGVHHRRWDGVVPPECAPDPSILRLSAALAWEEALEPLHADIDTTKTCGVGPGMAFARAILPRLQPPGTAGVGLVPCAVGGTAIREWARGEHLYEQMVRRARAATECGEIEAVLWYQGESDAESDAETAAYQGNVERLIANIRADLGMPHLPFIQVALASGNKRNIEKVREAQLSINLLNVVTVDAIGLPLNEDNLHLTTEAQVKLGESLAQAYISNFLQATC